Proteins from one Nyctibius grandis isolate bNycGra1 chromosome 2, bNycGra1.pri, whole genome shotgun sequence genomic window:
- the CGGBP1 gene encoding CGG triplet repeat-binding protein 1, with translation MERFGVKSAPSRNRSKTALYVTPQDRVTEFGSELHEDGGKLFCTSCNVVLNHVRKSAINDHLKSKTHTKRKAEFEEQNVRKKQRTLTASLQCNSTAQTEKTSVIQDFVKMCLEANIPLEKADHPSVRAFLSRYVKNGSSIPKSDQLRKAYLPDGYDNENQLINTEDR, from the coding sequence ATGGAACGATTTGGAGTGAAGTCTGCTCCATCACGTAACCGCTCGAAGACGGCTTTGTATGTAACTCCTCAGGACCGTGTGACCGAGTTTGGCAGCGAGCTGCACGAAGATGGAGGAAAACTCTTCTGTACTTCCTGCAACGTGGTTCTGAACCACGTGCGCAAGTCTGCCATCAACGACCACCTCAAGTCTAAAACGCACACAAAGCGAAAGGCAGAGTTTGAGGAACAGAACGtcaggaagaaacaaaggaCTCTGACTGCCTCCCTTCAGTGCAACAGCACTGCCCAGACAGAGAAAACCAGCGTCATCCAGGACTTTGTGAAAATGTGCCTGGAAGCTAATATTCCACTTGAGAAGGCTGATCATCCTTCTGTGCGGGCCTTCCTGTCCCGCTACGTCAAGAACGGCAGCTCAATACCTAAGTCAGACCAGCTAAGGAAAGCGTACCTGCCTGATGGGTACGACAATGAGAATCAACTCATTAATACTGAAGACCGTTGA